In a single window of the Methylococcus sp. Mc7 genome:
- the phoU gene encoding phosphate signaling complex protein PhoU — protein MPSFLDPEHQHQHTSKQFDHELLDIRSRVLTLGGLVEEQVASAVKSLLEGNAELAERVIADDYKVNTMEVSIDDECTQILARRQPTARDLRLVVVVIKTITDLERIGDEAKRIARHTLDMVGHFPRRNQLSEIEELARYVRNLLRGALDSFARIDVDAALRVVQDDRLADREYETILRQQITYMMEDPRTIPVSLNIMWSARALERVGDRACNIGEYVIYYAKGKIIRHISLEQLEEDLRSE, from the coding sequence ATGCCGTCCTTCCTCGACCCCGAGCACCAGCATCAGCATACGTCCAAGCAGTTCGACCACGAGTTGCTGGATATTCGCAGCCGGGTTCTGACCTTGGGGGGACTGGTGGAGGAGCAGGTGGCTTCGGCGGTGAAGTCGCTGCTGGAAGGCAACGCCGAACTTGCCGAACGCGTCATCGCGGACGATTATAAAGTCAATACGATGGAAGTCTCCATCGACGACGAATGCACCCAGATCCTGGCCCGGCGCCAGCCGACCGCTCGGGACCTGAGGCTCGTCGTGGTCGTCATCAAGACCATCACCGATCTGGAGCGGATCGGCGACGAGGCGAAACGGATCGCGCGCCATACCCTGGACATGGTTGGCCATTTTCCCCGCAGGAACCAGCTTTCGGAGATCGAGGAATTGGCCAGGTACGTGCGCAACCTTCTGCGCGGCGCCCTGGACTCCTTTGCGCGCATCGACGTGGACGCCGCCCTCCGCGTGGTGCAGGACGACCGTCTCGCGGACCGCGAGTACGAGACCATCCTGCGCCAGCAGATTACCTACATGATGGAAGATCCCCGCACCATTCCCGTGTCCCTCAACATCATGTGGTCCGCGCGGGCGCTCGAGCGCGTCGGCGACCGTGCCTGCAACATCGGCGAATACGTCATCTACTACGCCAAGGGGAAGATAATTCGGCATATCAGCCTCGAACAGCTCGAGGAAGATCTGCGAAGCGAATGA
- a CDS encoding NAD-dependent epimerase, which produces MKILVTGTAGFIGSHLAHKLLDRDDEIIGIDNVNDYYDVGLKEARLARLRARPGFTEVRIALEEREKLFAAFARHRPERVVNLAAQAGVRYSLENPHAYVDANLVGFCNVLEACRHHEVEHLVYASSSSVYGANTAMPFSVHHNVDHPVSLYAATKKANELMAHTYSHLFGLPTTGLRFFTVYGPWGRPDMALFKFTRSILAGQPIDVYNYGHHRRDFTYIDDIVEGVVQTLDKVAAPDPEWCGDRPDPGTSRAPYRLYNIGNNEPVELLRFIEVLEQCLGRKAEMNLLPMQDGDVPDTYADVDDLMRDTGYRPGTPIETGIARFVEWYRDYYGVR; this is translated from the coding sequence ATGAAAATACTGGTCACCGGCACCGCCGGCTTCATCGGATCGCACCTGGCCCACAAGCTGCTGGACCGGGACGATGAAATCATCGGCATCGACAACGTCAACGATTACTACGACGTCGGCCTCAAAGAAGCGCGCCTCGCCCGGCTTCGCGCCCGCCCCGGCTTCACCGAGGTACGGATCGCCTTGGAGGAGCGCGAGAAACTGTTCGCCGCGTTCGCCCGGCACCGTCCCGAGCGGGTGGTGAACCTGGCGGCCCAGGCCGGCGTGCGGTATTCGCTGGAAAACCCGCACGCCTACGTCGACGCCAATCTGGTCGGCTTCTGCAACGTCCTGGAAGCCTGCCGCCACCATGAGGTGGAGCACCTGGTCTACGCCTCGTCCAGTTCGGTTTACGGCGCGAACACCGCGATGCCGTTCTCCGTGCACCACAACGTCGACCATCCAGTCAGCCTCTACGCCGCGACCAAGAAAGCCAACGAACTGATGGCCCATACCTACAGCCATTTGTTCGGGCTTCCCACCACCGGCTTGCGGTTCTTCACGGTCTACGGCCCATGGGGGCGGCCGGACATGGCGCTGTTCAAGTTCACCCGCAGCATCCTGGCGGGGCAGCCGATCGACGTCTACAACTACGGCCACCACCGGCGGGATTTCACCTATATCGACGACATCGTGGAAGGCGTGGTGCAGACCTTGGACAAAGTCGCCGCGCCCGACCCGGAGTGGTGCGGCGACCGGCCCGACCCCGGCACCAGCCGGGCACCCTACCGGCTCTACAACATCGGCAACAACGAACCGGTCGAGCTGCTGCGCTTCATCGAGGTGCTCGAGCAATGCCTGGGACGCAAGGCCGAAATGAACCTGCTGCCGATGCAGGACGGCGACGTGCCCGATACCTATGCCGACGTCGACGACCTGATGCGCGATACCGGCTACCGGCCGGGAACCCCGATCGAGACCGGGATCGCGCGCTTCGTCGAGTGGTACCGGGATTATTACGGCGTCCGCTGA
- the mobB gene encoding molybdopterin-guanine dinucleotide biosynthesis protein B gives MDTPVLGFAASSGTGKTTLLKILIPLLKRAGLKVAAIKHSHHSFDVDHPGKDSFELRAAGATPVMVTSSKRRAVITERETPREPSLAEELAHLDGSGLDLILVEGFKHERYPKIELHRPALGKPLLFPEDDSIIALATDGLETRDPLPIPRLDLNDPRQIADFILDWLPTRSGSNQPLRPCIP, from the coding sequence ATGGATACGCCGGTTCTGGGTTTCGCCGCCTCCAGCGGTACCGGGAAAACCACTTTGCTGAAAATCCTGATTCCGCTGCTGAAGCGGGCTGGCCTGAAGGTCGCTGCGATCAAACACAGCCACCACAGCTTCGACGTGGACCACCCCGGCAAGGACAGTTTCGAACTGCGCGCCGCCGGCGCCACGCCGGTGATGGTCACCTCGTCGAAGCGCCGGGCCGTCATTACAGAACGCGAGACTCCGCGGGAACCCAGCCTCGCCGAGGAGCTCGCGCATCTCGATGGCTCCGGGCTGGACCTCATCCTGGTGGAGGGGTTCAAACACGAACGCTACCCCAAGATCGAGCTGCATCGTCCGGCCTTGGGCAAACCGCTGCTGTTTCCGGAAGACGACTCCATCATCGCCCTCGCGACGGACGGTCTGGAGACCCGCGACCCCCTTCCCATTCCGCGGCTCGATCTCAACGATCCCCGCCAGATCGCCGATTTCATCCTGGACTGGCTGCCCACGCGCAGCGGTTCGAATCAACCCCTGAGACCCTGTATCCCATGA
- the galE gene encoding UDP-glucose 4-epimerase GalE has product MKRKGILVTGGAGYIGSHVVKTLGEAGERLVVLDNLSTGFRDAVLYGDFVEGDTGDGALLDGLLRDYEVEAVMHFAAHTIVPESVENPLKYYGNNTCKTRTLLEACQRAGVSHFIFSSTAAVYGIPEGEYALETSPLAPINPYGSSKLMSEMMLRDLSAASPLRHVVLRYFNVAGSDPEGRIGQSTAKATLLIKVAAEVATGRRDRLCIFGTDYPTPDGTGIRDYIHVSDLAEAHVASLAYLRAGGESRTLNCGYGHGYSVREIVDTMNRVNGTPIAVEEQPRRAGDPPRLIAGVGRIRETLGWTPRYDDIELIVRTSLDWERKLAARSGA; this is encoded by the coding sequence ATGAAACGCAAAGGCATACTCGTCACCGGCGGCGCCGGCTACATCGGCAGCCATGTCGTCAAAACCCTGGGCGAGGCGGGCGAACGCCTGGTCGTGCTGGACAACCTGTCGACCGGCTTCCGCGATGCCGTCCTGTACGGCGACTTCGTCGAGGGCGACACCGGCGACGGCGCCCTGCTGGACGGGCTCCTGCGGGACTACGAAGTCGAGGCGGTCATGCACTTCGCCGCCCACACCATCGTGCCCGAATCGGTCGAAAACCCGCTGAAGTATTACGGCAACAACACCTGCAAGACCCGCACCCTGTTGGAAGCCTGTCAGAGGGCCGGGGTCAGCCATTTCATCTTCTCCTCGACCGCCGCCGTGTACGGCATCCCGGAGGGCGAATACGCGCTGGAAACCTCGCCGCTCGCGCCGATCAATCCTTACGGCAGCTCGAAGCTGATGAGCGAGATGATGCTGCGTGACCTGTCGGCCGCCAGCCCCTTGCGCCACGTGGTGCTGCGCTATTTCAACGTCGCGGGCTCCGATCCGGAAGGGCGGATCGGCCAAAGCACCGCCAAAGCCACGCTGCTGATCAAGGTCGCGGCCGAAGTCGCCACCGGCAGGCGCGACCGCTTGTGCATCTTCGGCACCGATTATCCGACACCGGACGGCACCGGCATCCGCGACTACATCCACGTGTCGGACCTGGCCGAAGCCCATGTGGCCTCCCTCGCCTACCTGCGCGCCGGCGGCGAATCCAGGACGTTGAACTGCGGCTACGGCCACGGATACAGCGTGCGGGAGATCGTCGACACCATGAACCGCGTCAACGGCACACCCATCGCGGTAGAGGAGCAACCACGCCGGGCCGGAGACCCTCCGCGCCTGATCGCCGGCGTGGGGCGCATCCGCGAAACCCTGGGATGGACGCCGCGCTACGACGACATCGAACTGATCGTGCGGACCTCGCTCGACTGGGAGCGCAAGCTGGCCGCCCGGAGCGGCGCC